GGAGGCAGCCACATCTGGCTGCAGATGTTTTGCCTGATGTGTTTAGGATTGTGGTCGACTTTGAAAGATTTGCAGTgtcagttgttttatgtttctgGTGTTTTTGCGTATTTCGtgtttgtatgtactgtatatgtgtggttggagatttttaatctcaatgaatctcttcctggttaaataaaggtaaaataaaaataaattactttgAAAAGTCCAACCGGAAGTTTCTGGTTTGACGCTGTTGACGTGAAAGGCGTGCAGCGTGCTGGGGAACCTGTCATGGCGGGTGGTTTTGAAAGTGGaagcaaagaatttctaataagggttATTGTTAGCTAACGTCAGAACAGTCGGCAGTGAAGATGCAGAGGTCGGTGTCCAGTCTGTCTCTGAGTCCCAGTGTGAAGATGAAACTGGTCAACGCTGGTTTCCAGTTCACCGCGGACCTGCTGCACCTCAAACCGCTACAGCTCAGCAAAGGTAACCGTCTCTCTGTCACCAAACCCCGGCCAAAATAACCACGATTTCAACGCCCAGGACCAGAATCAGAgtcagaatcagttttattggccaggtatacttacatacacaaggaaaTTGACTTcggtaggtgttaactctctattAGGGCTGtccaattaatcgaaatttaatcgtgattatgatttcggctcccaatgatcacaaaacagaataatcgagaaaaacaattattagttataagtaaactcttattttcccttgtgttctgaatgaaaaaataaagtttaaataggaaaagtatcaAGGTAAATTTCccagttgtgtttttgttttgtttttgttattttactgttgatttatgtaacttttcccactgttttttaagttcactAAATGCAACAtgtttccagaagtcaacgagtaatcgtgttaaattatcgtgatttcaatatttaccaaaataatcgtgattatatttttttccataatcgagcagccctactctctacacattcaacaaatagacatgtagcagtaaacattcagtagacaAATAGTACAGTAGAGACAAGAATATACACgtatcaacataatatacaaattagacataatatcaagacaggtacacatggagtgggatgtaaagtgcaaaaagtaatagtgcaaagtagtgtgcaagatgcatattagAATGATAAGTAATGTGTAGAGAAGTGGGTGAGTACGTGGCCAAAGTGGAGATGACCCCACTTATCCGTACTTCAGCAGAGTGATGGCAGTGGGATGATCGCAGAACTCCGTTAAAAATACCTCCTGTTTTTTTAGCTTTCTGATTGCCTGGCAACATAAAGCAATTGTAAATCTCTGAAATTATAAACACACAGTCttatattaattattttgtccccttttaaatttgacacgtagacaaaaaaaaacggagcatttgcatttttaaattCCACCAAACTCCGATAATATTATCAAGATTTTAATCTGCTGGTTTATGAGctaacataaacacacagaacagacagGTGATGAATTGCTGTGAATCTTTATTCTTCTTAATTACTTGGTCATTTAAGTAAAACACaaagctgttttattttttaaatgcatcgTACGCTGCACAGAACTCCCGTTTAGAGTCGCTCAATTTAAGCTTCATGGGTTATCCTTGGATACATACAAACACTTTGGATGTctggtcccatggcatggaaatttcactttatgaggttttttaacattaatatgagttcccccagcctgcctatggtcccccagtggctagaaatggtgataggtgtaaacctagccctgggtatcctgctctgcctttgagaaaatgaaagctcagatggaccaatcaggaatcttctccttatgaggtcataaggagcaaggttacctcccctttctctgctttgcccgcccagaagagagagacatcatggctttcaaacgagcaaagtggcagttggtcaaggccactaaggtctatataaaagagacttcagatacagtattaggggaccactaaggtctatataaaagagacttcagatacagtattaggggacgactaaggtctatataaaagagacttcagatacagtattaggggaccactaaagcctatataaaagcatccaaagagcaccatgtcatgggacctttaatcatttatatataatatacttcTTTTTATCGCAAAAAATGGCCTCAAAAAAGGATCAAACtactaaaagacttttctcagatctaatgattgtagttgaaCTTCTTTAGTGAGTTTTAtccttaaccctcatgttgtcctcgggtcaaatttgacccgttttcaaagtttctatatcataaatttggatttcttttaaccaaattagCCCAAAATAACACGGATGGTTCCATGAGGCACTCTTCACAAAGGAAAGTAAGGATCAGATCTCTATTTTCATAGAATTTTGGGtgctttattcaattttatagcattatcctgactaaactttgacagatcTGTGATCATCCATTACCTtcattcctctgatcttaaccatTAGTCCAaatcattcataatttctgcttttttcttacacaaaaattcatataaattaggtttattgaccatgaattccaaaaataagtgcaaGACTAGTGCAAATAAATAGGTCAAGTGGTGAATATACTGGTGTTAAtggaaaaaagtgccaaaaaccttgaaataagcaacaatgtaaaataaaagcaagcataacttggggggaaaaaagcataaaaaatgtaaaaatagtgTCTAAAAGAGTGTtaattttgacccgggaggacaacacaagggttaactattttgagagttttttttttttatttatctgctctagcttttccaacattttagacactgatatggtgataataacggTTCAAATTGATGtcacattgcattttttttaaattggaaaaacatcacattttcttGAGAGAGGACTCCTAAACCCCTCCGCTAAATATGCGCCCCTAAGTCAAATCGAGGGAACACACTGagatgtgatgtgatgttttGTGTTGTGCTGCAGAGGCCAGTCTGACCCAGCAGGAGGCACTGGAGGTGCTGCAGACtgtgaggagagagggaggaggaggtgatgaaggaggaggaggaggaggagcagcagcagcagcagcgtcagCCTCTCTGACAGCTCTGGAGCTCCtgcagaaggaggaggagatgaagagCATCGTGACCTTTTCCTCTCAGCTGGACGCTGCTCTCGGAGGAGGACTTCCTGTCGGGAAAACCACCGAAATCTGTGGAGCTCCGGGAGTCGGAAAGACACAACTGTGGTCAGACACACAGAccttacacactacacacacacacacactacacggatacacacactacacacacacacacacatgcacgcacacacggacacatactacagacacacacagaagcgcacacacatatacacacacacagtcaggcacacacatagacacacacacacacacacacacacacactacacccacacacacaaaacctacatgcacacactgtatacacacacatacgcacacactacacggacgcacacacaaacgcacacactaTATACACTGTAACATgcacgcatatacacacacacacacactctacaggcacacacagacacacactacagacgcacacacacacatgcacgcacacacatagacacacacacacacacacacactacacccacacacacaaaacctacacacacacacacaaaacctacacgcatacactatatacacaaacatgcacacactgtaacacacacaaaacctacaCACACTACACGCGCACGCTATGAACACAAGCACAAAACGTACACGCACACACTATATACACTgtaacacgcacagagacaaacactacacatacacatacacacgcgcAGGCACACactacatgcacgcacacactacacgcacaccacacacacacacacacacacacacacacaccgatagATGTATAGAATATTGTCTATAGAAGGTATAATCTGTAACATAACTTTTATGAAATAAGATCAGAGGTGCCGTGGAAACGTTGTGTCCATGTAAATGTTTGGGATCCTGTTCGTGTGTATTTATGTGGAGTTGTTCCAGCCTGCTAGCTTCTCTCTTTATGTAAAACAATCTCTGTGATGTCACGCTGATGTCACTGATGACCTCATCCTGTCAGCCTGCAGCTGGCGGTGGACGTGCAGGTCCCTCAGTGTTTCGGGGGCGTCGGCGGCCAGGTGGTCTACATCGACACCGAGGGCAGCTTCCTGCTGCAGAGAGTGGTCGACATCGCCGCGGCCGCCGTCCAACACTGCTCCCTACTGGTCGAAGACGACGAGCAACGAGTCGCCATGGAGACCTTCACCGTGGAAACCATCCTGTCCAACATGTTCCTGGTAgaaaatttttaatttaacgGCACTCAAGCTCACCGTTGCATCAACAAACATTCAAAAACAATGAAGCATTAATAAGACATCAGCACCGTCAACATTTGATAGTACAAGGCTAAGACATTTATAATGATCaacagttaaaggtcccatggcatgaaaaattcactttatgaggttttttaacattaatatgagttcccccagcctgcctatggtcccccagtggctagaaatggtgataggtgtaaaccgagccctgggtatcctgctctgcctttgagaaaatgaaagctcagatggaccaatcaggaatcttctccttatgaggtcataaggagcaaggttacctccactttctctgctttgcccgcccagagaatttggcccacccatgagagagagacatcatggctttcaaacgagcaaagtggaaGTTGGTCAaggtccttacctaggtactgtcagggcacgccctcatactctgcttctgactggctagtagtccttacctagctactgtcagggcacgccctcatactctgcttctgactggctagtagtccttacctagctactgagcatgtgctcctaacaaagatggaacagaagtgagatgtctcactctgtagctaaaacagagagctcaacacacagggtgaaaagaggagctgcagcaatgtgcagtacaacaaaaatatggtgttttttgaaaattaaaacttgtaaacctattctggtacaacctcctaaatacaagtatgaacctgaaaatgagcataatatgagcactttaagaaaacaataacaaacagtCATATCTACAGGTACAAATCCAGTGTTAAAATCTATACATCAGTTAGGTCATAAACTATTTCCACTCCCATAAATCATCCATTTCTTCCATTTATGAATGAAAAATTTCCTCTCACTCTtagctggcttttttttttcatagtgtAAGTAAGTTGTGAGGAACTTTAAATGTCATTAGTAATATtgttgaatttattcgtttgtgaAACAGGGAGCCAGTGCAGTTGAAACTGCAGAGGAGtagtctcccattgccagaccttcctcaacagggttgcggaggagggtctggctagtccacacagcattccaggatgggagaaaaacgcgctctggtttattggcatttctttaaaccaatcacaatcgtcttgggggcggggctaagctccggacggagccacggtgcctctggaaggaacttgttttgggggaacatgtggacgttcaaaagtagtttcagtcgtgcaacagaaaactcagattggaaagatagtctagctagctgtctggatttaccctgcagagatctgaggagcagttaaccagagtcctcacaaatcagccggaggttagaacgccaacacagagacagaggaaggggacgggacATCCGGGGGAGTTTCCGTTGGCACGGAGCAATCCTGTAAGTGTAACATCGTGGATTTAGACTAGCAGAGGAGTGAGGTGTTCAGCCGACTTTGGACGTGTAATAATCCGTGCTGCAGAGTTCTTGCTGAGTTTGTTGGAGATTGCGTTGCAGCAGTCGATGTGTTAGGCCTCCTGcacgctgcctgcgtggcggctgcgtggcgttttctacgtctttacacaccagaaacgtgtctgatgcggcgctgctgctgctgctagccttgtctggacagaTGGATGTTTcctataaacataaatatatactgtagcgctgctccctcttagtggattagtcgactaatcggtggttttggtcttagtcagcttagatctctttagtccattagtcatgtctgatgctgttttcatgctgaatgacttatttccaagaaacgtacgagctcatctctggtaaacacaagaattaaagtggtgcttttagcaggactcttagtggagaaactcagatttacagatctgtcgattaaatcaactaatcgattagtcggtacaattgaatgagtgttagtcgactaagaatttcttcaatcgagcacagccctaatatactgatctgattacagcaaagacaacgtcggcagtattgacggcaaaataggctccagaatatttccttctgtgttgacaggtgcaatattagaaaatcaataattatttattatttttttattacatttatacagtacaggccaaaagtttggacacaccttctcattcaatgtatttaatttattttcatgactatttacattgtagattctcacggaaggcatcaaaactatgaatgaacacatatggaattatgtacttaacaaaaaagtgtgaaataactgaaaacatgtcttatattttagattcttcaaagtagccaccctttgctttttttgataactctgcaaacccttggtgttctct
This genomic interval from Perca fluviatilis chromosome 5, GENO_Pfluv_1.0, whole genome shotgun sequence contains the following:
- the rad51c gene encoding DNA repair protein RAD51 homolog 3; translation: MQRSVSSLSLSPSVKMKLVNAGFQFTADLLHLKPLQLSKEASLTQQEALEVLQTVRREGGGGDEGGGGGGAAAAAASASLTALELLQKEEEMKSIVTFSSQLDAALGGGLPVGKTTEICGAPGVGKTQLCLQLAVDVQVPQCFGGVGGQVVYIDTEGSFLLQRVVDIAAAAVQHCSLLVEDDEQRVAMETFTVETILSNMFLVRCHDYVELLAEVHLLPDFLSEHPRVRLLVIDSVAFPFRQHFDDLSQRTRLLNGLAQQLIAMATGHGIAVAMTNQMTTRLSGGGQSQLVPALGESWGHAPTIRLLLHWAGSRRMAAIFKSPDHRGATVQYQITSEGFRDAGQSEQPPSKRPRTQSVEPAGSQRDASR